The following proteins are co-located in the Argopecten irradians isolate NY chromosome 9, Ai_NY, whole genome shotgun sequence genome:
- the LOC138330779 gene encoding uncharacterized protein — MRSFASKAELEYPERVGSTNMRKYIATVTQMMNLNDGELEWLSNHLGHSINVHREYYRNQESAIELGKVAKMLLAVDAGNALADVRKRDVDVAIDESGSEQELEDDGIGEMAGVLRDEFGPVFILLFFALI, encoded by the exons ATGCGATCATTTGCATCAAAAGCGGAATTAGAGTATCCGGAAAGGGTTGGATCGACAAACATGCGAAAATACATCGCTACTGTTACACAG atGATGAACCTAAATGATGGAGAATTGGAATGGCTATCTAACCACCTTGGCCATTCAATAAATGTTCATAGGGAGTATTATCGAAATCAGGAATCTGCCATTGAACTAGGGAAAGTTGCCAAGATGCTGCTGGCAGTAGATGCAGGCAACGCGCTTGCAGATGTCAGGAAAAGAG ATGTTGATGTCGCTATTGACGAGAGTGGAAGTGAACAGGAGCTCGAGGATGACGGCATTGGAGAGATGGCAGGTGTGTTGCGAGATGAATTTGGTCCAGTATTTATCCTCCTATTTTTTGCTCTGATTTAA